The genomic DNA CAGTCAGGCCGAAGCCGCGAAGAGGGCGGGCCTCGACGTCTTCGTCCAGCCCGGCTTCAACGCCAACAACCTCAGCCTCAACGTCAACAAGGCACCGTTCAACAACGACAAGGTCGTCGACGCGGTCCGCTACGCGATCAACCGCCAGGAGTTCGTCGACAAGCTGACGTTCGGGTACGGCTCGACGACCAACCAGCCGTTCCCCAAGGGTTATGTGGCCTACGACCCGCAGTCCGCGAACCACTACGCCTACGACCCGGCGAAGTCGAAGCAGTTGCTCTCGGAAGCCGGTTACAAGGCGGGCCAGCTCAAGCTGAACCTCGTCATCCCGGCCGAGGATCCCCAAGCGGAGGTCGTCCAGGCGCAGTTGGCGAAGGTCGGCATCACCGTCACCATCAAGGTCGACAAGAACTGGGCCACGCCGTTCTTCGCCAAGGACCTGACGTTCTCGCTGTACGGGACGACGGGGCGTGACTCCGCGGCGCAGACCCTGACCGCGCACTTCGGTCCGAACGGCCCGCTCAACCTCAGCTCGCCGTACGAGCCTTCGGGCTTCGAGGCGGCCATCGCCAAGGTCCGCCAGACCCCGCTGGACTCGCCCGACTACGCGAAGGTCCTCCAGGCGGCGACCCGGGCCGGCCTGCTGAGCAAGGCGCTGGTCTTCACCTACTCCTCGCCCAACCTCATCGCCAAGAGCAAGTCCATCTCCGCCCTGCCCAAGAACCCGGCCCACATCGACTGGACCGGCGTGACCATCTCCGGCAGCAACTGACACTCCGTCACCTCCCAAGCAGAGCCACTACAGAGAGGGGGCAAGCCATGACGACGACACAGGCACCGGCCACACCACCCGACGTGCGTCATCGGGGCGCCACGACCGGGGCGCGGCGCACGCTGGGCCGCGTCCTGGTCACCCTCGCCCGGTCGATCGCGATCTTCGTGCCCGTGTTCCTGGTCGCGACGTTCGTGACGTTCGCGCTGCGGTCGCTGAGCGGGCTCAGCCCGGCGCGGATCCAGTTGGGCGAGGAAGCAACTCCCGAAGCGGTAGCCAGAGTCGAAGCGCAGTGGGGCCTCAACCGGCCCTTCCTCGTGCAGTACGCGGACTGGCTGGGCGGTGTCCTGCACGGACAGCTCGGCACCAGTTGGACCAACGGCGCGGACATCTCCACCCTCATCGGCCTCGGCCTGGGCGTGAGTCTGTCGGTGGCGATCTTCGCGCTGCTCATCGGCGTGGTCGCGGGCTTCACGCTCGGTACGGTCGCCGCGCTGCGCCGTACGACGTGGATCGACCGGGCGATCACGGGCTTCGTCACGGTGATCTCGGTGATGCCGGCCTTCGTCGTCGGCATCGTGCTGGTCGCGGTGTTCGCGGTGGGACTGCATGTGTTCCCGTCCGCCGGATACATCCCGGCGGCGCAGGGGTTCGGTCCCTGGCTCGCCCATATCACCCTGCCCGCCGTCGCGTTGAGCTTCGACGTCGTCGCCGACGTCGCCCGCCAACTGCGCTCCAGTCTCATCGCCGCCTATCGCGAGAACTACGTGACGGGCGCGGTGGTACGGGGGCTGAGTCCGCGACGGATCTTCTTCGGGCATGTGCTGCGCAACGGCCTCGGCCCGGCGCTCGCCACGCTCGGTCTGAAGTTCCCGACCCTGGTCGGCGCCTCCGTCGTCACCGAGTGGATCTTCGGACTCCAGGGCTTCGGCCGGTTCGCGAACGACTCCGCGCAGGCCGGTGACGTACCGGCCGTCCAAGGTGTCCTCGTGGTGTCGATCGTCCTGGTCGTCGTCTTCAACCTGATCGTCAACCTGGTGCTGGCGCGTGTGACGCCGGCCTCGCAGCGGGGGGTGTGACCATGGGGCGCCGCGTGCTCTCCCTGACGTCCGGCCGGATCGCCCTGGTGATCCTGACCGTGATCGCCCTGCTCGCCCTCCTCGGCCCGGTCATCGCCCCGCACGACCCGCTGGCGACCGGTTCCGACACCCTCGCCGGCTCCTCGGGCGGGCACTGGCTGGGGACGGACTATCTCGGCCGCGATGTGCTGAGCCGACTGCTCGACGGCTCCCGGGTCAGCGTGCTCGGCGCCCTCGAGGTCGCCCTCACGGCACTGGGGGTCGGCGCGATTCCCGGAATCCTGTCGGTCTACTTCGGGCGGGTCTTCGAGTGGATCACCCTCCGGCTGACCGACACGCTGGTCGCGCTGCCCTTCCTGCTGTTCGCCGTCGCCGTGGTCGCGCTGCTCGGCAACGGCATCACGCAGGCGATGCTGGTCACCGGGGTGCTGGTGTCCCCGCTGTTCTACCGGGTGGCCCGCGCCGCCACGCTGGCCGTGGCCCGCTCGCCGTACGTGGAGGCGGCGATCGTCTCCGGCGCGTCCATCGGGTGGGTCGTGCGCCGGCACGTCTGGGTCAAGGTGCTGCCGCCGATCGCGGTCGCGCTCGCGCAGACCATCGGTGTCGGCTTCGTCATCGTCTCGTCCCTGACCTTCCTGGGGATCGGCGTCCAGCCGCCCGCGCCCACCTGGGGCGGCCTGCTCGCCTCGGACCTCGGCTACCTCACCCAGAAGCCGTGGGCACCGCTGGTCCCCGCCCTGCTGATCATGATCACCGTCTGGGCCTGCAATCTCCTCGCCGACGCGATCCGTGACGTCTCCGGCGAGGCGGGCCGCGCCCTGGTCAACAACCGCAAGGCGCGCGCCCATCGCCTCGCCGGGACCGACTCCGATGCCGACCTCGCTCACGTGCACGCAGGAGGTGCGTGATGGCCAGTCCCTCCACGAAGGTCCTGACGGAACCCGCGACGTCGGGTCCCGCGGAACCCGTCCACGCGCCGGCCGCCCCCTCGACGCCCGTCCTGTCCGTACGCGACGTCCGCATCAGCGACCGGGCGGCCGGACGGGAGATCGTCCACGGCGTCGACTTCACGCTCACACCCGGCAGTTCCGTCGGCATCGTCGGCGAGTCCGGCAGCGGCAAGACCCTCACCTGCCGGGCCACGCTGGGCATCCTGCCCGCCCACTTCGAGGTCACCGCGGGCTCGATCGAGATCGACGGCCAGGACATCTCCGGCCTCTCGTCGGACCGGTGGACGGCCCTGCGCGGCGCCACGATCAGCGCGGTCTTCCAGGACCCGGCGTCGTATCTCAACCCCTCGATCCGGGTGGGCGCGCAGATCGCCGAAGTCCTGCGCGTCAAGAAGGGCCTCAAGCGCCGCGAGGCACGCCGGCGGACGATCGAACTGCTCCACGCCGTGCACCTGCGCGACCCGGAGCTGGTCTCCACCCAGTACACCTTCGAGCTCTCCGGCGGCATGCTCCAACGCGTCCTCATCGCGGCCGCGATCGCCGCCGACCCGCGCGTCCTCATCGCCGACGAGGCCACCACCGCGCTCGACGTCACCGTCCAGGCCGAGATCCTCGACCTGCTGGCCGATCTGCGCGAACGCACCGGGCTGGCGCTGGTCCTGGTCTCCCACGACCTGGCCGTCGTCGCCCAGCTCTGCGACGAGGTCCTCGTCATGCGGCAGGGCGAGGTGGTCGAACAGGGCCCGACGCACGAGGTGTTGCACAACCCGCGGCACGAATACACCCGGCTGTTGATCGCCGAGCACGAGCAGTACGGCCTGGACAAGTTCCTCGCCGCAGAGGTCACCGAGGTCGCGGAGGCGGAAGCATGAGCACAGAGCACACCGACCCCGTCCTCGAGGTCACCGACCTGGAGGTGCACTACGGCCTCCGTCGACGCCGCCGCCGTGCCCTGCACGGTGTCTCGCTGAGCATCGCGCCGGGCGAGACCGTCGGGATCATCGGCGAGACCGGCTCCGGCAAGTCGACGCTCGCACGGGCCGCGCTCGGCCTGGTGCGCGCCTCGGCCGGGTCGATCGTCATCGACGGCGAGGAGGTCGGCGCGTACGGCCATCGCCAGTGGCGCGCGCTGCGGCGCCGAGGGGTGATCCAGTACGTCTTCCAGGACCCGCTGCGCAGTCTCGACCCGGACGTGACGATCGAGACGTCCCTGGCAGAACCGCTGCTCATCCAGGGCGTGTCCCGGCAGGAGGCGGCGACGCGGGTGCGCGCGTTCCTGGACCGGGTCCGGCTCTCCGAGGAGCTGCTCGACCGGCTGCCGGGCGAGTTGTCCGGTGGCCAGCGTCAACGCGTCGCGGTGGCGCGGGCGTTGGTGACCGAGCCGCGGCTGGTCATCCTCGACGAACCGGTCAGTGCGCTCGACTCCGCCAACCGCGTGCAGATCCTCCAGATCCTCAAGGAACTCCGCGCCGACGGCGTCGCCCTCGTCTTCATCTCGCACGACCTCGGGTCCGTCGCCGGGGTCGCCGACCGCATCGCCGTCCTCTACCAGGGCGAGTTGGTCGAGGTCGGCGCCGCCGCCGACGTCATCAACCAGCCGCGGCACGTCTACACGCGCCTACTCGTCCGCTCCGCGCCGACCCTGCACAGCGCGGCAGCCGACCGCGCCGAACGCGAGGCCCTGCGCGCCCTGCTGCACGTCTGACACCCACGCCCGACGACCGCGCGCCTGACGCCCCCTCAACTTCCCTTCACAGAACAGGAACTGCCATGTCCCGCACGCTCCACCTCGCCCTCCACCCCTACGGTGTCGGCGGTCCCGGCCAGCACGGACTGTGGAAGGACCCGCGCGTCGCGAAGAACGCGAGCATCGACATCAACTACTACATCCGGCTGGCGCAGGCGGCCGAACACGCCCTGTTCGACGCCCTGTTCATCGTCGACAGCCAGTTCATCAACTCGACCTACCCGGCGCACTATCTCAACCGCCTGGAACCGCTGACCCTGTTGTCGGCCGTGGCCACCCACACCCGGCACCTCGGCCTGGTGGGCACGGCGAGTTCGACGTACAACTCGCCCTTCAACCTCGCCCGGCGCTTCGCCTCCCTCGACCACATCAGCGGCGGCCGGGCCGGCTGGAACGTGGTGACCAGCTTCGACACCGGCACCGCGCGGAACTTCGGGCTCGACGAGCACCTCGACTACGCCACCCGCTACGGCCGTGCCCTGGAGTTCGTGCAGGCCGCGCGCGGGCTGTGGGACTCGTACGAGGACGACGCGTTCCCCGCCGACGTCGAGCGGGGCGTCTTCCTCGACCCGACGAAGCTGCACGAACTCGGCCACGCGGGCGAGCACTTCAAGATCGCGGGCCCGCTGAACCTCTCCCGCTCCCCGCAGGGCCAGCCGGTGATCTTCCAGGCCGGAGTGTCCGAGGAGGGCCGTGATCTGGCCGCGCAGGTCGCCGAGGGCATCTTCGCGCCCGGGGGCACCCTGGAGTCGGCGCGGGACTACTACGCCGACGTCAAGAAGCGCGCGGCCGCCTACGGCCGCGACCCCGAGCACGTCAAGATCCTCATCCACGGCGGCCCGGTCGTCGCCGCCACCGACGAGGCGGCGCGCCGTCGCGAGCGGGAGATCTTCGAGGAGGACGACGACTTCAGCCGCAACCTCGCGCTGCTGGGCCGGTCCTTCGGGGCGTACGACTTCAGCGTGCACGACCTGGACGCGCCCTTCCCCGATGTCGCCCACCTCGCCGAGAAGGGCGGACGCACCGGCGCCTCGCAGCTCATCGAGCGGGCGAGGACCGAGAACCTGACCCTGCGTCAAGTTGCCGAGTCCGTCAACCAGTTCCGTCAGTCGCCGTTCGTCGGGGACCCGGGGACCGTGGCCGACACCATCCAGCAGTG from Streptomyces sp. NBC_01478 includes the following:
- a CDS encoding ABC transporter permease, with the protein product MTTTQAPATPPDVRHRGATTGARRTLGRVLVTLARSIAIFVPVFLVATFVTFALRSLSGLSPARIQLGEEATPEAVARVEAQWGLNRPFLVQYADWLGGVLHGQLGTSWTNGADISTLIGLGLGVSLSVAIFALLIGVVAGFTLGTVAALRRTTWIDRAITGFVTVISVMPAFVVGIVLVAVFAVGLHVFPSAGYIPAAQGFGPWLAHITLPAVALSFDVVADVARQLRSSLIAAYRENYVTGAVVRGLSPRRIFFGHVLRNGLGPALATLGLKFPTLVGASVVTEWIFGLQGFGRFANDSAQAGDVPAVQGVLVVSIVLVVVFNLIVNLVLARVTPASQRGV
- a CDS encoding ABC transporter permease, with product MGRRVLSLTSGRIALVILTVIALLALLGPVIAPHDPLATGSDTLAGSSGGHWLGTDYLGRDVLSRLLDGSRVSVLGALEVALTALGVGAIPGILSVYFGRVFEWITLRLTDTLVALPFLLFAVAVVALLGNGITQAMLVTGVLVSPLFYRVARAATLAVARSPYVEAAIVSGASIGWVVRRHVWVKVLPPIAVALAQTIGVGFVIVSSLTFLGIGVQPPAPTWGGLLASDLGYLTQKPWAPLVPALLIMITVWACNLLADAIRDVSGEAGRALVNNRKARAHRLAGTDSDADLAHVHAGGA
- a CDS encoding ABC transporter ATP-binding protein translates to MASPSTKVLTEPATSGPAEPVHAPAAPSTPVLSVRDVRISDRAAGREIVHGVDFTLTPGSSVGIVGESGSGKTLTCRATLGILPAHFEVTAGSIEIDGQDISGLSSDRWTALRGATISAVFQDPASYLNPSIRVGAQIAEVLRVKKGLKRREARRRTIELLHAVHLRDPELVSTQYTFELSGGMLQRVLIAAAIAADPRVLIADEATTALDVTVQAEILDLLADLRERTGLALVLVSHDLAVVAQLCDEVLVMRQGEVVEQGPTHEVLHNPRHEYTRLLIAEHEQYGLDKFLAAEVTEVAEAEA
- a CDS encoding ABC transporter ATP-binding protein, which codes for MSTEHTDPVLEVTDLEVHYGLRRRRRRALHGVSLSIAPGETVGIIGETGSGKSTLARAALGLVRASAGSIVIDGEEVGAYGHRQWRALRRRGVIQYVFQDPLRSLDPDVTIETSLAEPLLIQGVSRQEAATRVRAFLDRVRLSEELLDRLPGELSGGQRQRVAVARALVTEPRLVILDEPVSALDSANRVQILQILKELRADGVALVFISHDLGSVAGVADRIAVLYQGELVEVGAAADVINQPRHVYTRLLVRSAPTLHSAAADRAEREALRALLHV
- a CDS encoding LLM class flavin-dependent oxidoreductase — encoded protein: MSRTLHLALHPYGVGGPGQHGLWKDPRVAKNASIDINYYIRLAQAAEHALFDALFIVDSQFINSTYPAHYLNRLEPLTLLSAVATHTRHLGLVGTASSTYNSPFNLARRFASLDHISGGRAGWNVVTSFDTGTARNFGLDEHLDYATRYGRALEFVQAARGLWDSYEDDAFPADVERGVFLDPTKLHELGHAGEHFKIAGPLNLSRSPQGQPVIFQAGVSEEGRDLAAQVAEGIFAPGGTLESARDYYADVKKRAAAYGRDPEHVKILIHGGPVVAATDEAARRREREIFEEDDDFSRNLALLGRSFGAYDFSVHDLDAPFPDVAHLAEKGGRTGASQLIERARTENLTLRQVAESVNQFRQSPFVGDPGTVADTIQQWFDARAFDGINLAFRTEEELTYFVDSVVPILQKRGLFRTEYTSDTLRGNLGLPIPANRHSRERQLVND